One part of the Cellvibrionales bacterium genome encodes these proteins:
- the secE gene encoding preprotein translocase subunit SecE, giving the protein MSNKTEERGAKEQTNHLDVVKWIAVGLIVAGGVYGYYHFAGSYAVAFRALALVPVAAVAVCIAVLTTQGRAFFTLLREAAVEVRRVVWPTRQEAVQTTLVVMGFVVLMALVLWGLDAGFAKLVSVVIG; this is encoded by the coding sequence ATGAGTAACAAAACTGAAGAGCGCGGTGCAAAAGAGCAGACGAATCACTTGGATGTAGTGAAGTGGATCGCCGTCGGCTTAATAGTCGCAGGCGGTGTTTATGGTTACTACCACTTTGCGGGTAGTTATGCGGTTGCTTTCCGTGCATTGGCTTTGGTGCCCGTTGCTGCTGTTGCGGTGTGCATCGCTGTGTTGACTACGCAAGGGCGAGCATTTTTTACTTTGTTGCGTGAGGCGGCTGTTGAGGTGCGTCGCGTTGTGTGGCCTACGCGTCAAGAAGCGGTGCAGACGACTTTGGTGGTTATGGGTTTTGTTGTGTTGATGGCATTGGTTCTTTGGGGATTGGATGCTGGATTTGCAAAACTTGTTTCCGTGGTAATCGGTTAA
- the tuf gene encoding elongation factor Tu — protein sequence MAKAAFERKKPHVNVGTIGHVDHGKTTLTAALTIVCAEVWGGERKAYDQIDAAPEEKARGITINTAHVEYESAERHYAHVDCPGHADYVKNMITGAAQMDGAILVCSAADGPMPQTREHILLSRQVGVPYIVVFLNKADMVDDAELLELVEMEVRELLSQYNFPGDDTPIIIGSALMAVEGKDDNGYGTSAVKKLVETLDTYIPMPERAIDKPFLMPIEDVFSIAGRGTVVTGRVERGIVKTGDEVEIVGLRATTKTTVTGVEMFRKLLDEGRAGENVGALLRGTKREDVERGQVLAKPGSIKPHTKFESEIYVLSKDEGGRHTPFFKGYRPQFYFRTTDVTGEIQLADGVEMVMPGDNISMTVTLIHPIAMEEGLRFAIREGGRTVGAGVVAKIIE from the coding sequence ATGGCAAAGGCAGCATTTGAACGTAAGAAACCGCACGTAAACGTTGGCACGATTGGCCACGTTGACCACGGCAAAACCACGTTGACCGCAGCGTTGACAATTGTGTGTGCGGAAGTTTGGGGTGGCGAGAGAAAAGCGTATGACCAGATCGACGCGGCGCCAGAAGAAAAAGCGCGCGGCATCACCATCAACACAGCGCACGTGGAATACGAGTCTGCTGAGCGTCACTACGCGCACGTGGACTGCCCCGGACACGCTGACTATGTCAAAAACATGATCACCGGTGCTGCCCAGATGGACGGCGCGATTCTGGTGTGTTCTGCTGCTGACGGCCCAATGCCACAAACCCGCGAGCACATCTTGTTGTCGCGTCAGGTAGGCGTGCCTTACATCGTGGTGTTCCTGAACAAAGCGGACATGGTTGACGATGCTGAGCTGCTGGAATTGGTAGAAATGGAAGTGCGTGAACTGTTGAGTCAGTACAACTTCCCGGGCGACGACACCCCAATCATCATCGGCTCTGCATTGATGGCGGTAGAAGGTAAAGACGACAACGGCTACGGCACTTCTGCGGTGAAAAAGCTGGTAGAGACATTGGATACCTATATCCCAATGCCAGAGCGCGCCATCGACAAGCCATTCTTGATGCCGATTGAAGATGTGTTTTCTATCGCGGGTCGCGGTACGGTTGTTACCGGTCGTGTAGAGCGCGGTATCGTCAAGACGGGCGACGAAGTTGAGATCGTGGGTCTGCGTGCCACCACCAAAACCACCGTTACTGGTGTTGAGATGTTCCGTAAATTGCTCGATGAAGGTCGTGCGGGTGAAAACGTTGGTGCGTTGTTGCGTGGTACCAAGCGTGAAGATGTTGAGCGTGGTCAAGTATTGGCCAAGCCTGGCAGCATCAAGCCACACACCAAATTTGAATCTGAAATTTATGTGCTGTCAAAAGATGAAGGTGGTCGTCACACGCCATTTTTCAAAGGCTATCGCCCACAGTTCTACTTCCGTACTACCGATGTAACGGGTGAAATCCAGTTGGCTGACGGTGTAGAAATGGTTATGCCTGGCGATAACATTTCCATGACGGTGACGCTGATCCATCCGATCGCCATGGAAGAAGGTTTGCGCTTCGCGATTCGTGAGGGCGGTCGTACCGTCGGCGCGGGTGTTGTTGCAAAAATCATTGAATAA